A window from Rhinolophus sinicus isolate RSC01 linkage group LG18, ASM3656204v1, whole genome shotgun sequence encodes these proteins:
- the AMDHD2 gene encoding N-acetylglucosamine-6-phosphate deacetylase isoform X3: MRNGKVAARAPVLQFTNCRILRGRRLLREDLWVRGGRILDPERLFFEERLVADEQRDCGGCILAPGFIDVQINGGFGVDFSQATEDVGSGVALVARKILSHGVTSFCPTLVTSPPEVYHKVLPQIPVKSGGPHGAGVLGVHLEGPFISREKRGAHPEAHLRSFEANAFHDVLATYGSLDNVRIVTLAPELNRSHEVIQALTARGICVSLGHSVADLRAAEEAVQSGATFITHLFNAMLPFHHRDPGIVGLLTSDQLPPGRHIFYGMISDGTHTNPAALRIAHRAHPQGLVLVTDAVPALGLGNGRHTLGQQEVEVDGLTAYVAGTKTLSGSIAPMDVCVRHFLQATGSSQQGERTASKQMAATQGDRH, from the exons ATGCGCAACGGGAAGGTAGCGGCACGGGCCCCGGTGCTGCAGTTCACCAACTGTCGCATCCTGCGGGGCCGGAGGCTGCTCAG GGAGGACTTGTGGGTGCGTGGGGGCCGCATTCTGGACCCAGAGAGGCTGTTTTTTGAGGAGAGGCTGGTGGCCGACGAGCAGCGGGACTGCGGGGGCTGCATCCTAGCACCTGGGTTCATCGACGTGCAGATCAACG GAGGATTTGGCGTGGATTTCTCACAGGCCACAGAGGATGTGGGTTCGGGAGTCGCCCTGGTGGCCCGTAAGATCCTATCGCATGGAGTCACCTCCTTCTGTCCCACCTTAGTCACCTCACCACCGGAGGTTTATCACAAG GTCCTTCCTCAGATCCCTGTGAAGAGTGGTGGTCCCCATGGGGCAGGGGTCCTCG GGGTGCACCTGGAGGGCCCATTCATCAGCCGGGAAAAGCGAGGTGCACACCCCGAGGCCCATCTGCGCTCCTTTGAGGCCAACGCTTTCCACGATGTGCTGGCCACCTACGGGTCCCTGGACAACGTCCGCATTGTGACGCTGGCCCCCGAGCTGAATCGCAGCCACGAGGTGATCCAGGCACTGACGGCCCGTGGCATCTGTGTGTCCCTAG GGCACTCAGTGGCCGACCTGCGGGCGGCGGAGGAAGCCGTGCAGAGTGGGGCCACCTTCATCACCCACCTCTTCAACGCCATGCTGCCT tTCCACCACCGTGACCCAGGCATTGTGGGGCTCCTGACCAGTGACCAGCTGCCCCCGGGTCGCCACATCTTCTACGGGATGATCTCGGATGGCACACACACCAACCCTGCTGCCCTGCGCATCGCCCATCGGGCCCATCCCCAGG GGCTGGTGTTGGTCACCGACGCAGTCCCTGCCCTGGGTTTGGGCAATGGCCGTCACACGCTGGGGCagcaggaggtggaggtggaTGGGCTGACGGCCTACGTGGCAG GTACCAAGACGCTGAGTGGCAGCATAGCCCCGATGGACGTCTGCGTCCGGCATTTCCTGCAGGCCACAG GGAGTTCACAGCAGGGGGAGAGGACGGCAAGCaagcagatggctgccacccagggTGACAGGCATTGA
- the AMDHD2 gene encoding N-acetylglucosamine-6-phosphate deacetylase isoform X1 gives MRNGKVAARAPVLQFTNCRILRGRRLLREDLWVRGGRILDPERLFFEERLVADEQRDCGGCILAPGFIDVQINGGFGVDFSQATEDVGSGVALVARKILSHGVTSFCPTLVTSPPEVYHKVLPQIPVKSGGPHGAGVLGVHLEGPFISREKRGAHPEAHLRSFEANAFHDVLATYGSLDNVRIVTLAPELNRSHEVIQALTARGICVSLGHSVADLRAAEEAVQSGATFITHLFNAMLPFHHRDPGIVGLLTSDQLPPGRHIFYGMISDGTHTNPAALRIAHRAHPQGLVLVTDAVPALGLGNGRHTLGQQEVEVDGLTAYVAGTKTLSGSIAPMDVCVRHFLQATGCSVESALEAASLHPAQLLGLEKRKGTLDFGADADFVVLDDSLHIRATYISGELVWQAEEANQ, from the exons ATGCGCAACGGGAAGGTAGCGGCACGGGCCCCGGTGCTGCAGTTCACCAACTGTCGCATCCTGCGGGGCCGGAGGCTGCTCAG GGAGGACTTGTGGGTGCGTGGGGGCCGCATTCTGGACCCAGAGAGGCTGTTTTTTGAGGAGAGGCTGGTGGCCGACGAGCAGCGGGACTGCGGGGGCTGCATCCTAGCACCTGGGTTCATCGACGTGCAGATCAACG GAGGATTTGGCGTGGATTTCTCACAGGCCACAGAGGATGTGGGTTCGGGAGTCGCCCTGGTGGCCCGTAAGATCCTATCGCATGGAGTCACCTCCTTCTGTCCCACCTTAGTCACCTCACCACCGGAGGTTTATCACAAG GTCCTTCCTCAGATCCCTGTGAAGAGTGGTGGTCCCCATGGGGCAGGGGTCCTCG GGGTGCACCTGGAGGGCCCATTCATCAGCCGGGAAAAGCGAGGTGCACACCCCGAGGCCCATCTGCGCTCCTTTGAGGCCAACGCTTTCCACGATGTGCTGGCCACCTACGGGTCCCTGGACAACGTCCGCATTGTGACGCTGGCCCCCGAGCTGAATCGCAGCCACGAGGTGATCCAGGCACTGACGGCCCGTGGCATCTGTGTGTCCCTAG GGCACTCAGTGGCCGACCTGCGGGCGGCGGAGGAAGCCGTGCAGAGTGGGGCCACCTTCATCACCCACCTCTTCAACGCCATGCTGCCT tTCCACCACCGTGACCCAGGCATTGTGGGGCTCCTGACCAGTGACCAGCTGCCCCCGGGTCGCCACATCTTCTACGGGATGATCTCGGATGGCACACACACCAACCCTGCTGCCCTGCGCATCGCCCATCGGGCCCATCCCCAGG GGCTGGTGTTGGTCACCGACGCAGTCCCTGCCCTGGGTTTGGGCAATGGCCGTCACACGCTGGGGCagcaggaggtggaggtggaTGGGCTGACGGCCTACGTGGCAG GTACCAAGACGCTGAGTGGCAGCATAGCCCCGATGGACGTCTGCGTCCGGCATTTCCTGCAGGCCACAG GCTGCAGTGTGGAGTCGGCCCTGGAGGCTGCATCTCTGCACCCCGCCCAGCTGCTCGGACTGGAGAAGCGCAAGGGGACCCTGGACTTCGGGGCTGATGCAG ACTTCGTGGTGCTCGACGACTCCCTCCACATCCGGGCCACCTACATCTCAGGCGAGTTGGTGTGGCAGGCGGAGGAGGCCAACCAGTGA
- the AMDHD2 gene encoding N-acetylglucosamine-6-phosphate deacetylase isoform X2 encodes MRNGKVAARAPVLQFTNCRILRGRRLLREDLWVRGGRILDPERLFFEERLVADEQRDCGGCILAPGFIDVQINGGFGVDFSQATEDVGSGVALVARKILSHGVTSFCPTLVTSPPEVYHKVLPQIPVKSGGPHGAGVLGVHLEGPFISREKRGAHPEAHLRSFEANAFHDVLATYGSLDNVRIVTLAPELNRSHEVIQALTARGICVSLGHSVADLRAAEEAVQSGATFITHLFNAMLPFHHRDPGIVGLLTSDQLPPGRHIFYGMISDGTHTNPAALRIAHRAHPQGLVLVTDAVPALGLGNGRHTLGQQEVEVDGLTAYVAGTKTLSGSIAPMDVCVRHFLQATGFPRDGRQQCSQGPPSAGSSQQGERTASKQMAATQGDRH; translated from the exons ATGCGCAACGGGAAGGTAGCGGCACGGGCCCCGGTGCTGCAGTTCACCAACTGTCGCATCCTGCGGGGCCGGAGGCTGCTCAG GGAGGACTTGTGGGTGCGTGGGGGCCGCATTCTGGACCCAGAGAGGCTGTTTTTTGAGGAGAGGCTGGTGGCCGACGAGCAGCGGGACTGCGGGGGCTGCATCCTAGCACCTGGGTTCATCGACGTGCAGATCAACG GAGGATTTGGCGTGGATTTCTCACAGGCCACAGAGGATGTGGGTTCGGGAGTCGCCCTGGTGGCCCGTAAGATCCTATCGCATGGAGTCACCTCCTTCTGTCCCACCTTAGTCACCTCACCACCGGAGGTTTATCACAAG GTCCTTCCTCAGATCCCTGTGAAGAGTGGTGGTCCCCATGGGGCAGGGGTCCTCG GGGTGCACCTGGAGGGCCCATTCATCAGCCGGGAAAAGCGAGGTGCACACCCCGAGGCCCATCTGCGCTCCTTTGAGGCCAACGCTTTCCACGATGTGCTGGCCACCTACGGGTCCCTGGACAACGTCCGCATTGTGACGCTGGCCCCCGAGCTGAATCGCAGCCACGAGGTGATCCAGGCACTGACGGCCCGTGGCATCTGTGTGTCCCTAG GGCACTCAGTGGCCGACCTGCGGGCGGCGGAGGAAGCCGTGCAGAGTGGGGCCACCTTCATCACCCACCTCTTCAACGCCATGCTGCCT tTCCACCACCGTGACCCAGGCATTGTGGGGCTCCTGACCAGTGACCAGCTGCCCCCGGGTCGCCACATCTTCTACGGGATGATCTCGGATGGCACACACACCAACCCTGCTGCCCTGCGCATCGCCCATCGGGCCCATCCCCAGG GGCTGGTGTTGGTCACCGACGCAGTCCCTGCCCTGGGTTTGGGCAATGGCCGTCACACGCTGGGGCagcaggaggtggaggtggaTGGGCTGACGGCCTACGTGGCAG GTACCAAGACGCTGAGTGGCAGCATAGCCCCGATGGACGTCTGCGTCCGGCATTTCCTGCAGGCCACAG GGTTCCCAAGGGATGGGCGCCAGCAATGTAGTCAAGGCCCCCCCTCTGCAGGGAGTTCACAGCAGGGGGAGAGGACGGCAAGCaagcagatggctgccacccagggTGACAGGCATTGA
- the ATP6V0C gene encoding V-type proton ATPase 16 kDa proteolipid subunit c, whose protein sequence is MSETKNGPEYASFFAVMGASAAMVFSALGAAYGTAKSGTGIAAMSVMRPELIMKSIIPVVMAGIIAIYGLVVAVLIANSLTEGISLYRSFLQLGAGLSVGLSGLAAGFAIGIVGDAGVRGTAQQPRLFVGMILILIFAEVLGLYGLIVALILSTK, encoded by the exons ATGTCGGAGACCAAGAACGGACCCGAGTACGCCTCATTTTTCGCGGTCATGGGCGCCTCGGCCGCCATGGTCTTTAGCG CCCTGGGTGCTGCCTATGGTACAGCCAAGAGTGGCACCGGTATCGCGGCCATGTCTGTCATGCGGCCAGAGTTGATCATGAAGTCCATTATCCCAGTGGTCATGGCCGGCATCATTGCCATCTATGGCCTGGTGGTAGCCGTCCTCATCGCCAACTCCCTGACTGAAGGCATCAGTCTGTACAG GAGTTTCCTCCAACTGGGCGCCGGGCTGAGTGTGGGCCTGAGTGGGCTGGCAGCCGGCTTTGCCATTGGCATTGTGGGGGACGCTGGTGTGCGGGGCACTGCCCAGCAGCCCCGACTATTTGTGGGCATGATCCTGATTCTCATCTTCGCGGAGGTGCTGGGCCTCTACGGTCTCATCGTTGCCCTCATTCTTTCCACAAAGTAG
- the AMDHD2 gene encoding N-acetylglucosamine-6-phosphate deacetylase isoform X4, which yields MRNGKVAARAPVLQFTNCRILRGRRLLREDLWVRGGRILDPERLFFEERLVADEQRDCGGCILAPGFIDVQINGVHLEGPFISREKRGAHPEAHLRSFEANAFHDVLATYGSLDNVRIVTLAPELNRSHEVIQALTARGICVSLGHSVADLRAAEEAVQSGATFITHLFNAMLPFHHRDPGIVGLLTSDQLPPGRHIFYGMISDGTHTNPAALRIAHRAHPQGLVLVTDAVPALGLGNGRHTLGQQEVEVDGLTAYVAGTKTLSGSIAPMDVCVRHFLQATGCSVESALEAASLHPAQLLGLEKRKGTLDFGADADFVVLDDSLHIRATYISGELVWQAEEANQ from the exons ATGCGCAACGGGAAGGTAGCGGCACGGGCCCCGGTGCTGCAGTTCACCAACTGTCGCATCCTGCGGGGCCGGAGGCTGCTCAG GGAGGACTTGTGGGTGCGTGGGGGCCGCATTCTGGACCCAGAGAGGCTGTTTTTTGAGGAGAGGCTGGTGGCCGACGAGCAGCGGGACTGCGGGGGCTGCATCCTAGCACCTGGGTTCATCGACGTGCAGATCAACG GGGTGCACCTGGAGGGCCCATTCATCAGCCGGGAAAAGCGAGGTGCACACCCCGAGGCCCATCTGCGCTCCTTTGAGGCCAACGCTTTCCACGATGTGCTGGCCACCTACGGGTCCCTGGACAACGTCCGCATTGTGACGCTGGCCCCCGAGCTGAATCGCAGCCACGAGGTGATCCAGGCACTGACGGCCCGTGGCATCTGTGTGTCCCTAG GGCACTCAGTGGCCGACCTGCGGGCGGCGGAGGAAGCCGTGCAGAGTGGGGCCACCTTCATCACCCACCTCTTCAACGCCATGCTGCCT tTCCACCACCGTGACCCAGGCATTGTGGGGCTCCTGACCAGTGACCAGCTGCCCCCGGGTCGCCACATCTTCTACGGGATGATCTCGGATGGCACACACACCAACCCTGCTGCCCTGCGCATCGCCCATCGGGCCCATCCCCAGG GGCTGGTGTTGGTCACCGACGCAGTCCCTGCCCTGGGTTTGGGCAATGGCCGTCACACGCTGGGGCagcaggaggtggaggtggaTGGGCTGACGGCCTACGTGGCAG GTACCAAGACGCTGAGTGGCAGCATAGCCCCGATGGACGTCTGCGTCCGGCATTTCCTGCAGGCCACAG GCTGCAGTGTGGAGTCGGCCCTGGAGGCTGCATCTCTGCACCCCGCCCAGCTGCTCGGACTGGAGAAGCGCAAGGGGACCCTGGACTTCGGGGCTGATGCAG ACTTCGTGGTGCTCGACGACTCCCTCCACATCCGGGCCACCTACATCTCAGGCGAGTTGGTGTGGCAGGCGGAGGAGGCCAACCAGTGA